A stretch of DNA from Excalfactoria chinensis isolate bCotChi1 chromosome 19, bCotChi1.hap2, whole genome shotgun sequence:
CTGAATAAATAACTTCTAGGCCTTACGATGGAAAATGGAGCAAAACAATGGTGGGCTATGGGCCAGAAGACAATCACTTTGTTGCGGAGTTGACTTACAACTATGGTATTGGAGAGTATCGCCTTGGCAATGACTTTCTGGTATGCATCAAGTTCAACTAAACCTTATTATGagaagtgcttttattttctccttaggAGTCTCTTCATTataacagatttttcttttaatactgtTTGATTCCACGAACGCTTCTTATTCCTGCATTTATCTGTCCCTAAGCTGGAAGAGCAAAAGGTAGAGGAGCTTTGTGTTCATGTAGGATCATGGAAATGCTTCCTTCAGCACTTCCCCCATCTGTGGTTGCTGTGTGTTTGTTGGCAGATCCGACTTGGAATGGTCAGCTAAGAAGGATTGTGCTGTACAGAAATACACGTTTGTTGTTACTTATTCATTTGGTTTTTGCTTGCTGATGGCTAAATGAAGATCTCACCTTTCTTCAGAAGGTTGTGTAATGTGTTTGCTCGTTGTTTCTGTTGAGCTAATGTTCTTCCCTGAATCTGAAGAATGCTGAGGATCAGGTGCATGGAGCCATAAACATCTCCCCAAGCTGATAGACGAGCTGGAATTtggctttctgcttctgtacaGTGCATTGACACAAACTTAAATTCTTTTCCCATTATATTTCCCCTTGGAATGAAAGAAGAGCAGAGTAGGATGTTCCAAAAACATGGGAGATGCAAGGTTAGCCTAAGTTTATTTCCTAGGAGCAAGTTACCTGCTCCTCAGGAGGCTGTGTGGTCAGCGTGCTGTAGAAAGTAATCTGGCTTGTTTCTGTAGGGGCAGACTGTTCAAAGGTAGGACTTCACTCTCTCTGTGGTGGTCAGATATCCTTGGCTTAGATTGTGGCTAATAGAGTCTGGAGGGGTGACAGCAGTGAAGagtgaggtctccctgctgATACATGTGGGTGAGAGGTGCAGTGTCTGCACAGCTAGGGAGGTGGCTTCTCAGCTGTTGTTGCACCAGTGAATTTAGTGctgtcttttctgttcttttgtctgttctgtcttttctgttcaGGGCCTAACCCTGGTGTCCAGCCAGGCTGTGAGCAATGCTAAGAAGATGGGGTGGCCCCTCAAAGAAGTCACAACTGGTGTGTTTGAAACTGAAGCCCCTGGTGGATACAAGTTCTACTTGGAagacaaggaacagaaaaagcaaggtGAAATGTACACATGCTCTTATTTGTGTTCAGAAGATCTTTACAAGTTGGGAATTACAGTTGGATGTGCATTTGTCTCCATGGCCTTTTAGGAAACAGGACCTGCAttgttatttattacttttcttCTCAAGATTATAAAACAATGCATTTATCTTGGAACTATTCTCCATTTACTGCACTCCTACAGATCCTGTGCTGAAGGTAACCTTGGGTGTCTCCGATCTGCACAAGTCTGTTCATTACTGGTCTCATTTGCTCGGGATGAAAGTATATgagaaggatgaagaaaaacagagggcTTTGCTGGGCTATGCGGATAACCAGGTTAGTTCTGTAGAAAGTCCTCCAGTCCTTTAAGAGTCACCTCATAGAAAGCTCTCATTTCATGAAAACGGGATCTAAATCTTATGATAGGAACAACTGAGCACTTCAGAGCCTGCAAGCTTTAATTtaactgcttttttgttcttttttaaccaAAATCTATGGTTTGCTCTGGGAATTTTGACTGAAGCTGGAGCAAACGTGGCACTGAGATCAGTGTTCCATGCAACAAGTTAGTTAggctttcttgttttccttcagtgtaaGCTGGAGCTGAAGGCTGTTGGAGGAGCAGTGGATCATGGAACAGCGTTTGGAAGGATTGCCTTTTCGTGTGCCAAAGAAGAGGTAATAATCATGCTTTCCTTACCCCTCTCATCATCCAGCTGAGCAGTGGGAGATACCTGTCTGCTATTAGCAAAATCAATCAGAGCTGATCAACGTAACGCTGATCAGATCCTTAGTTTACATTTCTCACAGTGGGAATGCAATGAAGTTGCAGGTAGCAGGAAACTGTAGATGAGAACAGCCTGAATATGTCCTGGTTTCATCTGATGAGGctgatgttgtttgttttctgtttaagttGCCAAACATTGAAGCACTGATGAAAAAGGAGAACCAGAAGATTTTAACGCCTCTGGTCAGCTTGGACACACCTGGCAAAGCTACAGTGCAAGTGGTCATTTTGGCCGATCCTGTGAGTAACATCAGAAACAGTAATAAAATCAATTTCTCTGTCCCGGTTATCTGCCTGACCTGCTGTTGAATTGGGTTTAGGATGGCcatgaaatctgttttgtgGGAGATGAAGCATTTCGAGATCTGTCCAAGGTGGATCCCGATGGTGGCAAACTGCTGGATGATGTAAGTGATggtctgccttttgttttcatccTGATCACAGCCACCTGTAGAATCGAATATTCCTTGCAGCAGAGAATATTGGCTTTCAGTGCCTGTTTTCATTACTAATATACAAGAAACAGTTT
This window harbors:
- the GLOD4 gene encoding glyoxalase domain-containing protein 4, with product MTSSCCAAERGGGEMGARRALHFVFKVGDRARTARFYRELLGMSVLRHEEFEEGCKASCNGPYDGKWSKTMVGYGPEDNHFVAELTYNYGIGEYRLGNDFLGLTLVSSQAVSNAKKMGWPLKEVTTGVFETEAPGGYKFYLEDKEQKKQDPVLKVTLGVSDLHKSVHYWSHLLGMKVYEKDEEKQRALLGYADNQCKLELKAVGGAVDHGTAFGRIAFSCAKEELPNIEALMKKENQKILTPLVSLDTPGKATVQVVILADPDGHEICFVGDEAFRDLSKVDPDGGKLLDDAMAADKSDTWFAARNMKKVSA